From a region of the Geothrix sp. 21YS21S-2 genome:
- a CDS encoding TonB-dependent receptor — translation MNSAGLRFSRLIPLIICGAPLLAQGVSTQLAGRITAKGAGPLAKANVVVRNVETGHTRTVMTDENGRYFITALPVGPYTVSVTKQGFQTATNLKVTLNLGDAAPLNVAMIPAASAVVEVVASVAAVDSDRTTNAAFVSTELLTTMPNFNRSFTNLATLTPMVTIDTSRGGLAIAGQRGVSSSMNVDGGDNNEPFFGGSMNSNNAFQISMEAIREYQVITAGASAEFGRMGGGYLNAITKNGTNDLTGSLFYYKRPQSMVAKQPNLSGVAGSNNVGDFKQNQFGFSVGGPIVKDKLFYFVAYDGQRMNSPVNFVWGGNSPVALNSALTNDAVLISKIRNYDVPNDADTVFVRFDWNLTTDHTLQLHINQSKNKTMAYTGTTSAYENTVNDQYKTLSLVGQWNWTINANLLNEVRVNYGKDEMPRTTNSSIPEVSISNVGYYGANPYPREYQTTRKQVTEALSFVTPVLQIKAGIDYNKIGVAETFSSGYQGIYYFNNSGSGATAKTAFQNFQAGNWASYAQRFSLIPGLNGWDAGRFDVSEEQIAAYVQVDVRATDTLKLGLGIRMDRQTHPDFPIADFSNRLATTMPLTGKMPTDTQVSPRLSATWTPTFDKGNSVVRASIGRYVSTTPSVYEYQLYTVNGVRMANITFYNPTPGLGYGASFNAANPASLSSIPTGAAIPKTDIYSFDPNFKNPHTDQATVGLDRGFGHGLTIGLSGIYSRGHNLERLVDLNLGTPVANAQGRLIFPTTTVGGSTPLRPNANYGKMMMYTSDVDSIYHAYSLSMKYQEEGSPFFAQVNYTYAIDKDQDSNERNFSGFSTANPQRLSDEWGFSDKDRRHTLTAQLSYLETRFTGIQTGFVVRYLSGLPYSLVYSSDLNKDGNTGYDRVYADGKDTGRNSQRQGSTTTIDMKLSRDFNLVKKVKFQVSAEIFNLLNRHDTYSWVKAAGTDAATTYTRTPTWLGSARQVQLGARLTF, via the coding sequence ATGAATTCCGCAGGTCTTCGCTTTTCCCGCCTGATCCCCCTTATCATCTGTGGCGCCCCCCTCCTGGCCCAGGGCGTCTCCACCCAGCTTGCCGGCCGCATCACCGCCAAGGGCGCTGGTCCCCTGGCCAAGGCCAACGTCGTCGTCCGAAACGTTGAAACCGGTCACACCCGCACCGTCATGACCGACGAGAACGGACGTTACTTCATCACCGCCCTTCCGGTGGGCCCCTACACGGTCTCGGTCACCAAGCAGGGCTTCCAGACAGCCACCAACCTCAAGGTCACTCTGAACCTGGGTGACGCCGCCCCCCTGAATGTTGCCATGATCCCCGCGGCCTCCGCCGTGGTCGAAGTGGTCGCGTCGGTGGCCGCTGTGGACAGCGACCGTACGACCAACGCCGCCTTCGTCAGCACCGAGCTGCTGACGACCATGCCCAACTTCAACCGTTCCTTCACCAACCTGGCGACTCTCACGCCCATGGTGACCATCGACACATCCCGCGGCGGTCTGGCCATCGCCGGTCAGCGCGGCGTCAGCTCCTCCATGAACGTTGACGGCGGCGACAATAATGAGCCGTTCTTCGGCGGTTCCATGAACTCCAACAACGCCTTCCAGATTTCCATGGAAGCCATCCGCGAGTACCAGGTGATCACGGCCGGCGCCAGCGCCGAGTTCGGCCGCATGGGCGGTGGCTACCTCAACGCCATCACCAAGAACGGAACCAACGACTTGACTGGAAGTCTCTTCTATTACAAGCGCCCCCAGAGCATGGTCGCCAAGCAGCCCAACCTGAGTGGCGTGGCGGGCAGCAACAACGTCGGCGACTTCAAGCAGAATCAGTTCGGCTTCTCCGTCGGTGGCCCTATCGTCAAGGACAAGCTGTTCTATTTCGTGGCCTACGATGGCCAGCGCATGAACTCCCCTGTGAACTTCGTTTGGGGCGGCAACTCCCCGGTGGCCCTCAACTCCGCCCTCACCAATGACGCGGTCCTGATCAGCAAGATCCGCAACTACGACGTCCCCAACGACGCTGACACCGTCTTCGTCCGCTTCGACTGGAACCTGACCACGGACCACACCCTGCAGCTGCACATCAACCAGTCCAAGAACAAGACGATGGCCTACACGGGCACCACCAGCGCCTACGAGAACACCGTCAACGACCAGTACAAGACCCTCAGCCTGGTCGGTCAGTGGAACTGGACCATCAACGCCAACCTGCTGAATGAAGTCCGCGTCAACTACGGCAAGGACGAGATGCCCCGCACGACCAACTCGTCCATCCCCGAGGTGTCCATCAGCAACGTGGGCTACTACGGCGCCAATCCCTACCCCCGCGAGTACCAGACCACCCGCAAGCAGGTCACCGAGGCCTTGTCCTTCGTGACCCCGGTCCTGCAGATCAAGGCAGGCATCGACTATAACAAGATCGGCGTCGCCGAGACCTTCTCCTCGGGCTACCAGGGCATCTACTACTTCAACAATTCCGGTTCCGGCGCCACTGCCAAGACCGCTTTCCAGAACTTCCAGGCGGGCAACTGGGCCAGCTATGCCCAGCGCTTCAGCCTCATCCCCGGCCTGAACGGCTGGGATGCCGGCCGCTTCGACGTGAGCGAGGAGCAGATCGCCGCCTACGTCCAGGTTGACGTTCGTGCCACCGACACCCTGAAGCTCGGCCTGGGTATCCGCATGGACCGCCAAACGCACCCCGACTTCCCCATCGCCGACTTCTCGAACCGGCTCGCAACGACAATGCCTTTGACGGGCAAGATGCCCACCGATACGCAGGTCTCGCCCCGCCTTAGCGCCACCTGGACGCCCACCTTCGACAAGGGCAACAGCGTTGTCCGCGCCAGCATCGGCCGCTACGTCAGCACCACCCCCTCGGTTTATGAGTACCAGCTCTACACCGTCAACGGTGTGCGCATGGCCAACATCACTTTCTACAACCCCACCCCCGGCCTGGGTTACGGCGCCTCGTTCAACGCGGCCAACCCCGCAAGCCTCTCCAGCATCCCCACCGGCGCGGCCATTCCCAAGACCGACATCTACAGCTTCGATCCCAACTTCAAGAATCCCCACACCGACCAGGCCACGGTGGGCCTGGACCGCGGCTTCGGCCACGGCCTCACCATCGGCCTTAGCGGCATCTACTCCCGCGGTCACAACCTTGAACGGCTCGTCGACCTGAATCTCGGCACGCCTGTCGCCAACGCCCAGGGCCGCCTGATCTTCCCGACCACCACCGTCGGCGGTAGCACCCCTCTGCGCCCCAACGCCAACTACGGCAAGATGATGATGTACACCTCGGACGTGGACAGCATCTACCACGCCTACTCCCTGTCCATGAAGTACCAGGAGGAGGGAAGCCCCTTCTTCGCGCAGGTCAACTACACCTACGCCATCGACAAGGACCAGGACTCCAACGAGCGCAACTTCAGCGGCTTCTCCACCGCCAACCCCCAGCGCCTGAGTGACGAGTGGGGCTTTAGCGACAAGGACCGCCGGCACACCCTCACGGCCCAGCTGAGCTATCTGGAGACCCGGTTCACCGGCATCCAGACCGGCTTCGTCGTCCGATACCTGTCGGGCCTGCCTTACTCCCTGGTCTACAGCAGCGACCTCAACAAGGACGGCAACACCGGTTACGACCGCGTCTACGCTGACGGCAAGGACACTGGTCGCAACAGCCAGCGTCAGGGTTCCACGACCACCATTGACATGAAACTCAGCCGTGACTTCAACCTCGTCAAGAAGGTCAAGTTCCAGGTTTCCGCTGAGATCTTCAACCTCCTGAACCGGCACGACACCTACTCGTGGGTTAAGGCCGCCGGCACCGACGCCGCCACCACCTACACCAGGACCCCCACTTGGCTCGGCTCCGCCCGCCAGGTCCAGCTCGGCGCCCGCCTGACCTTCTAG
- a CDS encoding alkaline phosphatase family protein — MRFAPILVPFLAAALYGAPRPGLVVVISVDQFSAELMARWGRDLPGGLGRLHREGAAFLEAYQDHGYTETGPGHSVILTGRHPMHTGITENYWRDPALGRLTYCVEDLASPLVDAAGTPVGPAKLMGGTLGEWLTAQVPGSRSFAVTGKDRSAILMAGHRAQGVYWFNGAGGFTTSKAYAATLPGWLKAYNTRFLTHLADDSLFWAPLDGRGLPAAAAYTVRGQTVTMGLPRAVHAVGMPLDADFWGRFRATPFFDEAILGAAEALDEAEHLGRGPGTDLLALGLSATDYVGHQFGNGGPEMLDNLRRLDRNLGAYLDRLAAKNPGLWVVLTADHGAADFPERLQAQGIPARRVQPGPWTRALNAELRKRLAVSRDCFLPADGPMLYLDPAIVDPAERKRILETAVALAKATPEVADAFAAEELAAVVPDPLEPPALRSYRTKLRLSFVQGRSGDLLLAYKPFYYKEDPKDLATHGHAQDTDRRVPLVFWGPWKSGPRTDPARIVDLAPTLARELGIRPADPVDGQALVLQVRQE, encoded by the coding sequence ATGCGCTTTGCCCCCATCCTCGTCCCCTTCCTGGCGGCGGCCCTTTACGGCGCCCCCCGCCCGGGACTGGTGGTCGTCATTTCCGTCGACCAGTTCTCCGCCGAACTCATGGCCCGCTGGGGCAGGGACCTCCCCGGCGGCCTGGGCAGGCTCCACCGCGAGGGCGCCGCCTTCCTGGAGGCCTACCAGGACCACGGCTACACCGAGACCGGCCCGGGCCATTCCGTCATCCTCACCGGGCGCCACCCCATGCACACCGGGATCACGGAGAACTATTGGCGCGACCCGGCCCTGGGCCGCCTCACCTACTGCGTCGAGGACCTCGCGAGCCCCCTGGTGGACGCCGCGGGCACCCCGGTGGGGCCCGCCAAGCTCATGGGCGGGACCCTCGGCGAGTGGCTCACCGCCCAGGTGCCGGGAAGCCGCTCCTTCGCGGTCACCGGCAAGGACCGGTCCGCCATCCTCATGGCCGGCCACCGCGCCCAGGGCGTGTACTGGTTCAACGGGGCCGGGGGCTTCACCACCTCGAAAGCCTACGCCGCCACCCTCCCGGGCTGGCTGAAGGCCTACAACACCCGGTTCCTGACCCACCTGGCCGACGACAGCCTCTTCTGGGCGCCCCTGGACGGGCGGGGCCTGCCGGCTGCGGCCGCCTACACCGTCCGGGGCCAGACCGTCACCATGGGCCTGCCGCGCGCCGTGCATGCCGTGGGCATGCCCCTGGACGCGGACTTCTGGGGCCGGTTCCGGGCCACGCCCTTCTTCGACGAGGCCATCCTCGGCGCCGCCGAGGCCCTGGATGAGGCCGAGCACCTGGGCCGGGGCCCCGGCACCGACCTGCTGGCCCTGGGGCTTTCGGCCACCGACTACGTCGGCCACCAGTTCGGCAACGGCGGCCCCGAGATGCTGGACAACCTGCGGCGCCTGGACAGGAACCTGGGGGCCTACCTGGACCGCCTGGCGGCGAAGAATCCGGGCCTTTGGGTCGTCCTCACCGCCGACCACGGGGCGGCGGACTTCCCGGAGCGGCTCCAGGCCCAGGGCATCCCCGCCCGGAGGGTGCAGCCCGGTCCCTGGACCCGGGCGCTCAACGCCGAACTCCGGAAGCGCCTGGCGGTCTCCCGCGACTGCTTCCTGCCCGCAGACGGTCCCATGCTCTACCTGGATCCGGCCATCGTGGACCCTGCCGAGCGCAAACGCATCCTGGAGACCGCGGTCGCGCTGGCCAAGGCCACTCCCGAGGTGGCCGACGCCTTCGCCGCCGAGGAGCTGGCCGCCGTGGTCCCGGACCCCCTGGAACCGCCGGCGCTCCGCAGCTACAGGACGAAATTGCGCCTCAGTTTCGTCCAGGGCCGTTCCGGCGATCTCCTGCTGGCGTACAAGCCCTTCTATTACAAAGAGGATCCCAAGGACCTGGCCACCCATGGCCATGCCCAGGACACGGATCGCCGGGTTCCCCTCGTCTTCTGGGGCCCCTGGAAGAGCGGACCGCGCACCGACCCGGCCCGCATCGTCGACCTGGCCCCAACCCTGGCCCGGGAGCTGGGAATCCGGCCGGCCGATCCCGTCGACGGGCAAGCCCTGGTCCTGCAGGTCCGGCAGGAGTAG